One genomic segment of Candidatus Saccharimonas sp. includes these proteins:
- a CDS encoding PH domain-containing protein: MNDKRSLAQKFEEKITQNGQNLTFENNFGAPIQVQPVMQVEVPAGDPRVIKARHEQSVKTYPDITVDEDEYVVLSMRRHSLGYLLNIIFSAFIGVLLISAWIIICFMPNPLPIPANFKPQISLIFGSITLLLIILTYVNYVVYRANRFVITNERAIQWISNTIMSQKKQVINLESIEDISYSREGILQHLFDYGTVKLSTVGDESTYTFPFSPNPDKKAEFLSDIVEAARENQMLSDKLFEEGVKMSVK; encoded by the coding sequence ATGAATGATAAGCGAAGCTTGGCACAAAAATTTGAAGAAAAAATCACACAAAATGGGCAGAATTTAACTTTCGAAAACAACTTTGGGGCTCCAATTCAAGTTCAGCCAGTTATGCAAGTAGAAGTTCCTGCTGGAGATCCGCGCGTAATTAAAGCAAGACACGAACAATCCGTGAAAACTTATCCTGATATCACGGTTGATGAAGATGAATATGTGGTTCTTTCGATGCGCCGTCACTCACTCGGCTATCTTTTAAATATTATTTTTAGCGCATTTATTGGTGTTTTGCTAATAAGCGCGTGGATTATTATTTGTTTTATGCCTAATCCGCTGCCAATTCCTGCAAACTTTAAGCCACAAATTTCTTTGATTTTTGGCTCAATTACGCTACTTTTAATTATATTAACTTATGTTAATTATGTTGTATATCGAGCAAATCGATTCGTGATTACGAACGAACGCGCAATTCAATGGATTTCGAATACGATTATGAGCCAAAAAAAGCAGGTAATTAACCTTGAATCGATCGAAGATATTTCTTATTCTCGAGAGGGGATTTTGCAGCATTTGTTTGATTATGGAACTGTTAAATTGAGCACTGTTGGCGATGAATCAACTTATACTTTTCCATTTTCACCAAATCCAGACAAAAAAGCAGAATTTTTAAGCGACATTGTTGAAGCTGCTCGTGAAAATCAAATGCTCTCTGATAAACTTTTTGAAGAAGGTGTAAAAATGAGTGTAAAATAA
- the ruvB gene encoding Holliday junction branch migration DNA helicase RuvB: MAIERIIDANLHDDEPQEQQVEISLRPTNFDEYVGQERLKKNLKLAIEASKKRGENIDHVLLYGPPGLGKTTMANVIAREMGANIRITSGPAIEKAGDLASIVTNLQDGDILFIDEIHRMPRAVEEILYSAMEDFKLDIVIGKGPAARSVRLDLPHFTVIGATTRTGSLAAPLRDRFGHIYRLEFYTPEEISKIILRSSKILGSKIQDEASKILSTRARLTPRIANRILKRVRDYADVNGDGIIDSKTAQNALKMLEIDELGLDAADRNLLNSVIENYGTRPVGLNTMAALTGDETATIEDFYEPYLMQIGFLQRTPRGRIITQKAFEHLGKEFKDE, encoded by the coding sequence ATGGCTATTGAAAGAATTATTGATGCAAACTTACATGATGACGAACCACAAGAGCAGCAGGTGGAAATTTCTTTACGCCCAACAAATTTTGATGAATATGTTGGCCAAGAGCGATTGAAGAAAAACTTAAAACTTGCAATTGAAGCTTCAAAAAAGCGTGGTGAAAATATTGATCATGTGCTTCTTTATGGTCCACCGGGGTTGGGAAAAACTACAATGGCAAATGTGATTGCGCGTGAAATGGGTGCGAATATTCGAATTACGTCTGGCCCAGCAATTGAAAAAGCTGGCGATTTAGCTTCGATTGTAACAAATTTACAAGATGGTGATATTCTTTTTATTGATGAGATTCACCGAATGCCACGCGCTGTTGAAGAAATTCTCTATTCCGCAATGGAAGATTTTAAACTTGATATTGTAATTGGTAAAGGTCCAGCTGCACGCTCGGTTCGGTTAGATTTGCCACATTTTACGGTTATTGGTGCCACAACTCGAACTGGAAGCCTAGCGGCTCCGCTCCGTGACCGTTTTGGCCATATTTATAGATTGGAATTTTACACACCGGAAGAGATTTCGAAAATTATTTTACGTTCAAGTAAAATTTTGGGGAGTAAAATTCAAGATGAAGCTTCAAAAATTCTATCAACGAGAGCAAGGTTAACTCCACGAATTGCAAACCGAATTTTAAAGCGGGTTCGTGATTATGCTGATGTTAATGGCGATGGAATTATTGATTCGAAAACTGCCCAAAATGCTTTAAAAATGCTTGAGATTGATGAACTGGGGCTCGACGCAGCAGATAGAAATCTATTAAATTCAGTAATTGAAAATTATGGCACGCGGCCAGTTGGCTTAAATACAATGGCAGCATTAACTGGCGATGAAACTGCAACAATTGAAGATTTTTATGAACCATATCTGATGCAGATTGGTTTTTTGCAACGAACTCCTCGTGGAAGAATTATCACCCAAAAAGCATTTGAACATTTAGGAAAGGAATTTAAAGATGAATGA
- the ruvA gene encoding Holliday junction branch migration protein RuvA has translation MIAHISGKIVEKFAGSVIVDVAGVGYEVIVPINEFERAVLGDDIKFYTYHNITDRSQELFGFSSLAAKKLFELLITVQGIGPRAGVAIMSLGETEDVRNSIACEDAKFIQKASGVGKKSAERVILDLKDKVGMAISKHNSVGTNISLASDEALEALIALGFNLNDATKALEQIPRDLPTEERITLALKAGI, from the coding sequence ATGATTGCACATATTTCTGGAAAAATTGTTGAAAAATTTGCTGGTAGCGTGATTGTGGATGTTGCTGGTGTTGGATATGAAGTTATCGTTCCTATAAATGAGTTCGAACGAGCAGTTCTAGGTGATGATATTAAATTTTACACATATCATAATATTACTGATAGAAGTCAAGAACTTTTTGGTTTTTCAAGTTTGGCAGCTAAAAAGCTTTTTGAACTTTTAATTACTGTTCAAGGAATTGGCCCAAGGGCTGGAGTTGCAATTATGAGCTTAGGCGAGACTGAAGATGTTCGAAATTCAATTGCTTGCGAAGATGCAAAATTTATCCAAAAAGCATCTGGAGTTGGTAAGAAATCAGCCGAGCGTGTGATTTTAGATTTAAAAGATAAGGTTGGAATGGCGATTTCGAAGCATAATAGTGTTGGTACTAATATTAGCTTAGCTTCAGATGAGGCTTTAGAGGCGCTTATTGCGCTTGGATTTAACTTGAATGATGCAACGAAGGCATTAGAGCAAATCCCGCGTGATTTACCAACGGAAGAACGCATTACTTTGGCATTGAAAGCTGGAATTTAA
- the ruvC gene encoding crossover junction endodeoxyribonuclease RuvC: MKKRRILGIDPGTGILGFGVVDCQIGKPLKMVTGGVISTPAHTPIEIRLEEIYNGLKEIIAETTPDEVSIEKLFFSKNVTTAISVAQARGVAILVAQQSKIPIAEYTPNQIKQTLTGYGGANKKQMQEMVRSNLNLAEIPKPDDAADALAAAITHFYMTRI, encoded by the coding sequence ATGAAAAAGCGGCGAATTCTAGGAATTGACCCTGGAACTGGAATTTTAGGGTTTGGCGTTGTAGATTGCCAGATTGGTAAGCCCTTAAAAATGGTAACTGGTGGTGTTATTTCAACTCCGGCTCATACACCAATTGAAATTCGGCTTGAAGAAATTTATAATGGCTTGAAAGAGATTATTGCAGAAACTACTCCAGATGAGGTTTCAATTGAAAAACTATTTTTTTCGAAAAATGTAACAACAGCTATTTCGGTTGCTCAGGCTCGTGGTGTAGCTATTTTAGTAGCTCAACAATCAAAAATTCCAATTGCAGAATACACTCCAAATCAGATTAAACAGACTTTAACAGGTTATGGCGGAGCAAATAAAAAGCAAATGCAGGAAATGGTGCGTTCGAATTTGAATTTGGCTGAAATTCCGAAGCCAGATGATGCAGCTGATGCACTTGCTGCTGCAATTACGCATTTTTATATGACGCGTATTTAA